The Oryzias latipes chromosome 16, ASM223467v1 genome includes a region encoding these proteins:
- the cmtm7 gene encoding CKLF-like MARVEL transmembrane domain-containing protein 7 encodes MSHSVVTTTTVPSSGDGFLNAGYTWTIPGMLKLGQLLALLIAFLCVHCAYGWPSWYAFQFFEVVALWFFVALLIFFLMHLFRLQARVPCINWPLTEFFHYSVGAVLIFIASIAAAVKAGGVSALIVASVFGFITTFLMAVNLWTSYSVACSPQVE; translated from the exons ATGTCCCACTCTGTCGTCACGACCACGACGGTCCCGTCCTCCGGGGACGGGTTCCTGAACGCGGGCTACACCTGGACCATCCCGGGAATGCTCAAGCTGGGACAGCTG CTGGCCCTGCTCATCGCCTTCCTGTGCGTCCACTGCGCCTACGGCTGGCCCAGCTGGTACGCCTTCCAGTTCTTCGAGGTGGTGGCGCTGTGGTTCTTCGTCGCCctcctcatcttcttcctcaTGCACCTGTTCCGGCTGCAGGCCCGCGTCCCGTGCATCAACTGGCCGTTGACG GAGTTCTTCCATTACTCTGTGGGCGCCGTGCTCATCTTCATCGCCTCCATCGCGGCGGCGGTGAAGGCCGGAGGAGTCTCCGCCCTCATCGTGGCGTCG gtgtTTGGCTTCATCACCACCTTCCTGATGGCCGTCAACCTGTGGACGTCCTACAGCGTGGCCTGCAGCCCCCAG GTGGAGTAG